In Panicum virgatum strain AP13 chromosome 4N, P.virgatum_v5, whole genome shotgun sequence, a single window of DNA contains:
- the LOC120669682 gene encoding serine/threonine-protein phosphatase 2A 65 kDa regulatory subunit A beta isoform-like isoform X2 — protein sequence MAMIDEPLYPIAVLIDELKNEDIQLRLNSIRRLSTIARALGEERTRKELIPFLSENNDDEDEVLLAMAEELGVFIPYVGGVEHAHVLLPPLETLCTVEETCVRDKAVESLCRIGAQMKESDIVDWFIPAVKRLAAGEWFTARVSSCGLFHIAYPSAPDQLKAELRTIYGQLCQDDMPMVRRAAASTLGKFAATVEQSHLKTEIMSIFDDLTQDDQDSVRLLAVEGCAALGKLLEPQDCVAHILPVIVNFSQDKSWRVRYMVANQLYELCEAVGPEPTRADLVPAYVRLLRDNEAEVRIAAAGKVTKFCRILSPQLAIQHILPCVKELSSDSSQHVRSALASVIMGMAPVLGKDATIEQLLPIFLSLLKDEFPDVRLNIISKLDQVNQVIGIDLLSQSLLPAIVELAEDRHWRVRLAIIEYIPLLASQLGVGFFDDKLGALCKQWLEDKVFSIRDAAANNLKRLAEEFGPEWAMHHIIPQVLEKINNSHYLYRMTILQAISLLAPVMGAEITCQKLLPVVINSSKDRVPNIKFNVAKVLQSLIPILDQSTVRPCLVELSEDPDVDVRYYANQALQACDQMMVSS from the exons ATGGCTATGATTGATGAGCCTCTGTATCCCATTGCTGTATTGATTGACGAGCTTAAGAATGAGGATATCCAATTGCGTCTAAACTCAATCAGAAGACTTTCCACAATTGCTCGGGCGCTTGGGGAAGAAAGAACCAGAAAGGAACTGATTCCATTTCTTAGTGAAAACAATGACGATGAAGATGAGGTGCTTCTTGCAATGGCCGAGgaattgggtgtgttcattcctTATGTTGGGGGTGTAGAACATGCTCATGTTTTGCTTCCACCATTGGAGACATTGTGTACGGTGGAGGAAACTTGTGTCCGCGATAAGGCAGTTGAATCTCTGTGCCGTATTGGTGCACAGATGAAGGAAAGTGACATTGTCGACTGGTTCATTCCAGCAGTAAAG AGGCTAGCAGCAGGTGAGTGGTTTACAGCTCGGGTATCATCCTGTGGTCTTTTCCACATAGCCTATCCAAGTGCACCGGACCAACTGAAAGCAGAATTGAGGACTATATATGGTCAGCTATGTCAGGATGACATGCCTATGGTCAGAAGAGCTGCTGCATCAACTCTTGGAAAGTTTGCTGCCACAGTTGAACAGAGTCATCTGAAGACAGAAATAATGTCTATATTTGATGATCTAACCCAAGATG ATCAAGATTCAGTGCGTTTGTTGGCTGTTGAAGGCTGTGCTGCTCTTGGTAAATTGTTGGAACCACAAGATTGTGTAGCACATATTCTCCCAGTTATTGTCAATTTTTCCCAG GATAAATCCTGGCGTGTTCGTTATATGGTTGCCAATCAATTGTATGAGCTATGTGAGGCTGTTGGCCCTGAGCCTACGAG AGCTGATTTAGTGCCTGCATATGTCCGTCTCCTTCGTGACAATGAGGCTGAAGTGCGGATAGCAGCTGCTGGAAAAGTTACTAAGTTCTGTCGCATATTAAGTCCGCAGCTTGCAATCCAACATATTCTTCCATGTGTTAAG GAATTGTCATCAGATTCGTCCCAGCATGTTCGTTCAGCTTTGGCTTCAGTCATTATGGGGATGGCTCCTGTATTGGGGAAG GATGCTACCATTGAACAGCTTCttcctatttttctttctttgttgaAGGATGAGTTTCCTGATGTTCGACTCAACATAATCAGCAAACTTGATCAAGTTAATCAG GTTATTGGAATTGATTTGCTGTCTCAATCACTGCTACCAGCCATTGTAGAACTTGCAGAGGATAGGCACTGGAGAGTCCGGCTTGCAATAATTGAGTACATCCCATTGTTGGCAAGTCAGTTAGGTGTTGGGTTTTTTGATGACAAGTTGGGTGCACTCTGCAAGCAATGGTTGGAAGATAAG GTCTTCTCAATCAGAGATGCTGCTGCTAACAACTTGAAGCGGCTTGCAGAGGAGTTTGGTCCTGAGTGGGCGATGCACCATATAATTCCTCAG GTGCTGGAAAAGATAAACAACTCACACTACCTGTATCGCATGACAATTCTGCAAGCTATCTCATTGTTGGCCCCTGTAATGGGTGCAGAAATCACTTGTCAAAAGCTGCTTCCAGTCGTCATTAATTCCTCAAAGGACAG GGTCCCTAACATCAAGTTCAATGTTGCAAAAGTATTGCAGTCGCTTATACCAATCCTCGATCAATCT ACCGTGAGGCCTTGCCTTGTTGAGCTCAGCGAGGATCCTGATGTGGATGTAAGATACTATGCAAACCAGGCACTGCAGGCGTGCGATCAAATGATGGTGTCAAGCTAA
- the LOC120669682 gene encoding serine/threonine-protein phosphatase 2A 65 kDa regulatory subunit A beta isoform-like isoform X1: MAMIDEPLYPIAVLIDELKNEDIQLRLNSIRRLSTIARALGEERTRKELIPFLSENNDDEDEVLLAMAEELGVFIPYVGGVEHAHVLLPPLETLCTVEETCVRDKAVESLCRIGAQMKESDIVDWFIPAVKRLAAGEWFTARVSSCGLFHIAYPSAPDQLKAELRTIYGQLCQDDMPMVRRAAASTLGKFAATVEQSHLKTEIMSIFDDLTQDDQDSVRLLAVEGCAALGKLLEPQDCVAHILPVIVNFSQDKSWRVRYMVANQLYELCEAVGPEPTRADLVPAYVRLLRDNEAEVRIAAAGKVTKFCRILSPQLAIQHILPCVKELSSDSSQHVRSALASVIMGMAPVLGKDATIEQLLPIFLSLLKDEFPDVRLNIISKLDQVNQVIGIDLLSQSLLPAIVELAEDRHWRVRLAIIEYIPLLASQLGVGFFDDKLGALCKQWLEDKVFSIRDAAANNLKRLAEEFGPEWAMHHIIPQVLEKINNSHYLYRMTILQAISLLAPVMGAEITCQKLLPVVINSSKDRVPNIKFNVAKVLQSLIPILDQSVVEKTVRPCLVELSEDPDVDVRYYANQALQACDQMMVSS, from the exons ATGGCTATGATTGATGAGCCTCTGTATCCCATTGCTGTATTGATTGACGAGCTTAAGAATGAGGATATCCAATTGCGTCTAAACTCAATCAGAAGACTTTCCACAATTGCTCGGGCGCTTGGGGAAGAAAGAACCAGAAAGGAACTGATTCCATTTCTTAGTGAAAACAATGACGATGAAGATGAGGTGCTTCTTGCAATGGCCGAGgaattgggtgtgttcattcctTATGTTGGGGGTGTAGAACATGCTCATGTTTTGCTTCCACCATTGGAGACATTGTGTACGGTGGAGGAAACTTGTGTCCGCGATAAGGCAGTTGAATCTCTGTGCCGTATTGGTGCACAGATGAAGGAAAGTGACATTGTCGACTGGTTCATTCCAGCAGTAAAG AGGCTAGCAGCAGGTGAGTGGTTTACAGCTCGGGTATCATCCTGTGGTCTTTTCCACATAGCCTATCCAAGTGCACCGGACCAACTGAAAGCAGAATTGAGGACTATATATGGTCAGCTATGTCAGGATGACATGCCTATGGTCAGAAGAGCTGCTGCATCAACTCTTGGAAAGTTTGCTGCCACAGTTGAACAGAGTCATCTGAAGACAGAAATAATGTCTATATTTGATGATCTAACCCAAGATG ATCAAGATTCAGTGCGTTTGTTGGCTGTTGAAGGCTGTGCTGCTCTTGGTAAATTGTTGGAACCACAAGATTGTGTAGCACATATTCTCCCAGTTATTGTCAATTTTTCCCAG GATAAATCCTGGCGTGTTCGTTATATGGTTGCCAATCAATTGTATGAGCTATGTGAGGCTGTTGGCCCTGAGCCTACGAG AGCTGATTTAGTGCCTGCATATGTCCGTCTCCTTCGTGACAATGAGGCTGAAGTGCGGATAGCAGCTGCTGGAAAAGTTACTAAGTTCTGTCGCATATTAAGTCCGCAGCTTGCAATCCAACATATTCTTCCATGTGTTAAG GAATTGTCATCAGATTCGTCCCAGCATGTTCGTTCAGCTTTGGCTTCAGTCATTATGGGGATGGCTCCTGTATTGGGGAAG GATGCTACCATTGAACAGCTTCttcctatttttctttctttgttgaAGGATGAGTTTCCTGATGTTCGACTCAACATAATCAGCAAACTTGATCAAGTTAATCAG GTTATTGGAATTGATTTGCTGTCTCAATCACTGCTACCAGCCATTGTAGAACTTGCAGAGGATAGGCACTGGAGAGTCCGGCTTGCAATAATTGAGTACATCCCATTGTTGGCAAGTCAGTTAGGTGTTGGGTTTTTTGATGACAAGTTGGGTGCACTCTGCAAGCAATGGTTGGAAGATAAG GTCTTCTCAATCAGAGATGCTGCTGCTAACAACTTGAAGCGGCTTGCAGAGGAGTTTGGTCCTGAGTGGGCGATGCACCATATAATTCCTCAG GTGCTGGAAAAGATAAACAACTCACACTACCTGTATCGCATGACAATTCTGCAAGCTATCTCATTGTTGGCCCCTGTAATGGGTGCAGAAATCACTTGTCAAAAGCTGCTTCCAGTCGTCATTAATTCCTCAAAGGACAG GGTCCCTAACATCAAGTTCAATGTTGCAAAAGTATTGCAGTCGCTTATACCAATCCTCGATCAATCT GTTGTGGAGAAGACCGTGAGGCCTTGCCTTGTTGAGCTCAGCGAGGATCCTGATGTGGATGTAAGATACTATGCAAACCAGGCACTGCAGGCGTGCGATCAAATGATGGTGTCAAGCTAA